The following nucleotide sequence is from Cicer arietinum cultivar CDC Frontier isolate Library 1 chromosome 2, Cicar.CDCFrontier_v2.0, whole genome shotgun sequence.
CAGTGCTGTGACCGCTTCTTTGTCTTCTTTTGTTCCGTACATGACAATTTTTGGGAATTGAGGGgtcaaaatgcaattaaaaaactatttagcTAGTTATAccctattattttttttacaccccaagaaaataactttttttaagtatttgtgTATGTTTTTAACTAAGATCGTAATATTTTAGGTGTGTAACTagcaaaattaaaagaaaaaaaaattattatattattcgaactcaaaattttatcatagtttttttatatttaacatatttattattcactatatttaaaatgtgtttataaatatctatcttaacaaaattttaaactcGAATTCATCGTATCGTAAAAGTCtaacattttatttatcttaaccttgttattttttgttatatgatcatttttttttaatcttaattataTAACAATATAAATTTAGACTTTCCtccaaaaaaaattggaaaCTCAACTCCCAAACATAGGAGTTCATAAAGgaattttcatgttttttttcgtAATTACTATTTTAGCCAACTcatgatttttcattttctcataGTATAGAGAAGTTCGGAGAGGAAATGTTTTCATTCTTCAACTACATATATTTGATCAATTGTGAGAAGCTTATGTTAAAATAATGACCACAATGGCACAATCTATTTTCTCATAAGGTACAGTATTCCCTAGATTACAAGAATATATTTTCTCATAAGTCAAAACTTCACACAACTTTGCCATAAGAATGTCAtggatctatttctttcttcaTAACTATTAAATAGGGTAAGgttctataaatatttatgaagaAAGAGAGATATATACAAATTTTTCACAAGTCATGTGAAAATTGTAACATGAGAGAATTATACAACACAACACACAACAACATTAGAGATTTCTATTTTGCATTTTTGCTTACTCCTGGTGTTCATTTGGGTTCGAAATGTCTTCTTGACTGTGCTCAATTTGCTGAGTTCTTTGTTCTTGAACAAGCTGGCCAACCTTTGGATACTTTTCTATGAATTTATATTCCCAATCCTCTAAAATTGCAAGCTCTGACTCGTCTAAACCTTCAAGGTTCCCGTTAAAATCGTCAGGTTTAAAAGACAGAAGAGCGAGGGCTCGGCTACATTCTTTTCCAGCAAACATTGCATATGATCCTCCAGGACCATAAAAATTCCTGCATATAGACATGATCAAGCAAAGTCTATCAGCTCATTAGGGAGAAAACAAAAGGTCCAAGTACAGTACATAAAATGAGCAATCACCACATTTCAAACTAATGATTATGATCTATGAAGCACAGACACCTCTCCAAAGTACCATGTCAGACACGTTTCCGACACTGACTCAAATCGGACACACCCTGAACACGTGTCGAACACCtcttaaaaaacattttttgaatCGAACACTTGTTAGACATGTCTAGAACACACACCAAGAGATGAAGGCGACATGTTCTCTTTGCCAGACACTTCTCTAGCACTCAAAGAACCCTAGATTGGATCTTCCTTTTGTGAGAATTAGCAAAATGATGCCTcttaaattttcttaaatttttttgtgaGACTCACTATATAATGTTAACTAGTTGTTATAAACTATATGACcaatataatcttaggactatTTATGTGAGGGTTgaattgtaaataattcattataTTCCTTCATGATATATTTGTCAACTCGCAAAATAGAAAAACTATTTTGACCAATGTTCACAATTTCAATTACCAATATTAATTCAAACTCATATGCATTCACTTACTTGTGTATGTTTAGTTCCACTTTTGGAATAGTCAAAATTGATTTagaaatatacaattaattttgacatatttgatTGTTCTCAGAAAGATTGATTTCGCATCCACAATTGATTATAACTTTCTAACTTTCTAATTTGAGCTAGAATTTAAGATTACGCCACACGAATTGATGTTAAGCCTAGAATTTGTCATTCAATTCACTTTTTCAGGAATGTATCTatgcataaataattttattttcaactcATTCACGTTTATTGAGAATCAATTtatctaaaatcaattttggtcAACCTCAAAATACAGTGTGTTTGTTATAAATTTGCATTTTACACCtttctaaaaaatgaaaatctaaaaattgatttattgagAAGCTGCTTTTAGtagcatttaaaaaaaaaaacattttctataactaattttattaaaaacagtGATTTTTAGAACTACAAACAAACACGAAATAGCTTCTCATTCTcttaaaaattactaaaaaataatctctaaattataaaataccAAAATCACTTTACTTATAATCTAAAAACTGATTTATCAAGAAGCTGTTTTTAGATTTTAGTAGCTTCTCAAAAAACTCTTTTTTAtaactgatttttttatttaaaaaaagtaattctTCCCACACAAAAACTTTTCCTTCTCTTAAAAACCACTAAAaattaatctctaaattataaaataccAAAATCACTTAACCACATAGTCAAAATATCcttattaaattttcaaaaacagaagaaaaaaaaactcatatttaaacaaaaaatgaaattaccTTGCAGAGGAGACATCATAGATCTGTCCTTTAACAGAAAGCAAGAGAGGTTTACTAGGATCAGAGCCATTATACAACCGCAATTCCGGTTCAGTAATTTCACCAACCTGAACCGGTTCCTTAACCGGTTCATCAACTTCGAACCGGGAACCGAAGCGAGCCGAAACTACAGGCGGTTTATTGTAATCTTGAGGGGAAACAAACATGGAACTAACGGTTCGGTAAACGAAGAGCATTAAGGTAGCGATTGTGAAGAAAGCCGTTGGAGAAAGACCTGTGTGAAATGTTATTTCGTCCATTACGGTTGAGTATAAACCCATTTTTTTGAAgcttttttgttttgatttagtTTGTGAATGAAGGAAATGGGAAAAGGGGAGTGGAAAAGGGGAGAAGACTGGGTAGGTGAGATAGAtacacttaaaaaataaaacttgtttaattatataattaatcatgatttttttactaaaaaaaaggtaatcaataatttaaaaataataaattatattggtttgtataattttaaattgataaaaaaaaaaaatatacttaattGTAGATTTTGTTcctctattattatcaatttacgaaattggtattcctattttaaaagtagataattttgatctctatttcatatttttgaagtaaaaacgactatttaacatattttcaaTGATTTGACGTATAATTCTatgaaataaaacaattttaaatacattaattattcatatgttatatgggtctaaaattgcaattaagtcaaaaaaaattatgaatcgAATAAATTCATGACATCcaagttaataatataaaacaaaaaagtcttaattgcattttttatcATTCTATTATTACCAATTCATGAAATTGgttccttattttaaaagtcaacagtTTTGGTCactattttagatttttgaactaaaaaatgacgatttgacatattttaaatgacatgacttacaattcaattttttaaaaccatCTAGATtgttaattattcatatgtcattaattaaattaaaaatatggaaattttatgaaattgaaaGCTAAACTTTTAcacgttttatttcaatttcataggttttattttaaaattgataaaaatatgaatagaacAAATTCATGACATCTAAGTTAGTAATATAAATCAAAGTAATATGATGTATGCAAAtaagacaaaattaaaatgtttgaaaataactaTATTTCTGACGTCAAAGTTATTAATTGAATTTACGTTTGATCGAAATTAATATGTCAATTTAAAATTGAAGGAACACTGCAATAAGACAGGAAGCAAAGCAATACTGCAACTAGACTGGAACCAAAATAACTTTACACTAGACAACGAAAtcacgaagaaaaaaaaactaaatatgtaTCAAAATcactaatttgaataaaaaaaatgagaaaaaaagatTAAGATGAGTGATTTCAAGCTAAAAATTAATCCTAAATCACCTTATCtaaaatgaaaaagataaatagaATAGGGAGTATCACCCCCTTAGACGAAGAAAAGATAAATAGTAAAAAGAGCACATGTCATAGCTTTGGCGGCCACTAAACCAAACCCatactaaaatttaaatagcAACAAATAAATGAGTTATATGATAGATCTTTTATGAAAGTAGTCTAAAGTATAtcgaaattaataaattattgaaaattttaacaattgaCAATGATACTATTTAGAAGTGATAGTTAACGATATTTTTGTCTCTATgaataaaattatgatttgatTGATATCGATTTAATACGAAATACATATatgttttcctttatttttattcaatcgttgtcatttaaattattaactcAATAGTATGGCATACTGAGATCCATTTTAGAATTTACTCCATAAATATTGTCTCATAAAAGTTTACAATCTTCATTTTTAAGACAAATAAAGTAACTCGATCAATACTTATTTAATAAAGAcataaattgaaaaacaaatgtatatatttcaaaactaaattcGTTGAATTaatacaaatcaaatcaacattttaaatatacaaacaaaaaatatcctAAATTCATACTTCcaacaaaaataatcaaatattattaaaattttatttgatttgtatACACTAATCTACGTTATGGTAGACCATATATTATCATGATCCAAAAAATAATCACCTAATTTTGTACTGAGATTGTTGACTTATTAAAAAAgcatagtttttcttttttttttttttataaaaaaaacaacttagTTTTGTGTTTTTGCAACTGTTTAACtagtttattttgtttgtaaaaaaaaaaaaaaactacttcatttcaactaaaataaaaaggttGAATTCATGTCGGCAAATAAGAAAAATCCCTGGGATATATAAGAACAAGCGAGAAACTCTTGTGAAGACGATGATGAGTTCCAATatttagattaattaattttcaaattttagcagtattatttttagatattaaTTTCTATAtacatatgatatatatatttaattaaatcatattatAATACTATGTTCTTAagttaactttttaaatatctttaataaaatatgtcCAAAATGATTtgattgtatataaattaaattcatataaacATTGAgagactatttaaaaaaaatagaagattaaaatagagaattgataaaaataagaagccaaaatatatttacattaattcattatttttacaAGATTTTTCTCCTATGCTTTTATTTTCTGAAAATTTTCTCCCATTTTCAACACAAAgtaaacaaattgaaaaaatcTTCTCCCATTTGAAACAAAACACAGAAAGAAAGAACACATTAATTATCTTTTCTTCCTCTGAAAACAGCAAGAAGTAGAACCAATAATCTACAAAGAACGAAACGACGTCGTAAGCTCTCTCTTCTAGATCTAAAACCCTACTTCACTTCCTCACACCGTTTTTTATTTCTCActtttcaattcaaaattctCGCTGTTTTCGTTTATTCATAAACCgcaatttttgttaatatgtgTTGAAGAACTTGTGCACTGTGTGTGAAGgtgtttatatttaataatgttGTTAGTGCGAAATCTGAAATTTGATAGTAGGGTTATTTTGATGTTGTAGTTATAGGTTAGTGAAAATCAATGTGAAAGTGTACTTATTCACTAACTACTGGAGTTagttatatgtaattattttcaagtttggaattatgaatatgaatatgaaatGAAATGCTGTTTTACTTTTTACTGGAGTAATAGCTAAAACCCAAAACTAAGGTTGAACTGAAGTGGTTAATGAGATTTGTTTAAGGTATAATTGATGGGGAGTGAACCCTGATTGAAACAGTACTTAGCTCTCGGCCGAACTTCTGGTTACCTATGCCCTTTCCTTAGGGTTTGGAGGGGTGAGGGAGTAAAATCCTTCCAAAACGTCATTTTCCTCTCCCTTCATTTTAGGGGATTTGGAGGGTAGGGGAGGTGATTAAAATTTCTCCCCTCCCTTCATTGAATCAAACAGACCCTTAAGAAAAAGAGTTTCTCATTATTTTGACAAAGAAACTGGAATTACTCGAGtgaataaatttattatgaaGGGA
It contains:
- the LOC101515059 gene encoding probable steroid-binding protein 3, which gives rise to MGLYSTVMDEITFHTGLSPTAFFTIATLMLFVYRTVSSMFVSPQDYNKPPVVSARFGSRFEVDEPVKEPVQVGEITEPELRLYNGSDPSKPLLLSVKGQIYDVSSARNFYGPGGSYAMFAGKECSRALALLSFKPDDFNGNLEGLDESELAILEDWEYKFIEKYPKVGQLVQEQRTQQIEHSQEDISNPNEHQE